A section of the Drosophila sechellia strain sech25 chromosome 3L, ASM438219v1, whole genome shotgun sequence genome encodes:
- the LOC6605698 gene encoding patatin-like phospholipase domain-containing protein 2, with protein MNLSFAGCGFLGIYHVGVAVCFKKYAPHLLLEKIGGASAGSLAACCLLCDLPLGSMTSDFFRVVNEARRYSLGPFSPSFNIQTCLLEGLQKHLPDDAHKRVNGRLHISLTRVYDGKNVIISEFESREEVLQALLCACFIPGFSGILPPRFRGVRYMDGAFSDNLPILDENTITVSPFCGESDICPRDQSSQLFHLNWANTSIEISRQNINRFVRILFPPRPEFLSKFCQQGFDDALQFLHRNNLINCRRCVAVQSTFVVSETVAQPQEFDPECRECKKHRKDALSSNMPQTVLDVIQDYIEQANKGLANWIFKHRGIKLLSLPATVPMDFLLATISKISALTPKLTKQARVMVEDFILQLNNAMQIRLLNKFTPYDQPHFDDTGLLHSSRLYGPRVSILVDECGATPLEDDVDNFEHVLKMTTHNDALYAYYYTDSNTNKVKVTEIFDFDEITEHDKLATDLQIYEGSVEDHPNPHQHSHNTVVSEWNGVESDFFIDAHTPNVEDSKTTAPQFARLDLETESDASVLSDPEVDQTFSSTASTHSSDMYIEIEG; from the exons ATGAATCTATCATTCGCTGGCTGCGGATTCCTGGGCATCTACCACGTCGGAGTGGCCGTCTGCTTCAAGAAGTATGCACCGCATCTGTTGCTGGAGAAGATCGGAGGCGCTTCGGCCGGTTCCCTGGCCGCCTGCTGTCTCCTCTGCGATTTGCCATTGG GCAGCATGACTTCGGACTTCTTTAGGGTCGTGAACGAAGCTCGTCGCTACTCCCTGGGTCCCTTCAGTCCCTCCTTCAACATCCAGACCTGTCTGCTGGAGGGTCTACAGAAGCATCTACCAGACGATGCTCACAAGCGGGTCAATGGACGTCTGCACATTTCGCTAACCCGCGTGTACGATGGCAAGAACGTGATCATCTCGGAGTTTGAGTCCCGGGAAGAGGTCCTGCAGGCGTTGTTGTGTGCGTGCTTCATACCCGGATTTTCCGGCATCTTGCCGCCCAGATTCCGTGGCGTTCGCTACATGGATGGTGCCTTCTCGGACAATCTGCCCATTCTGGACGAGAACACCATTACGGTGAGTCCGTTCTGCGGCGAGAGTGATATTTGCCCGAGGGATCAGAGCTCGCAGCTCTTCCATCTGAATTGGGCCAACACCAGCATCGAGATCTCCAGACAGAACATCAATCGCTTCGTGCGCATCCTATTCCCGCCGCGTCCCGAGTTTCTGTCCAAGTTCTGCCAGCAAGGATTCGACGATGCCCTGCAATTCCTGCATCGGAACAATCTGATCAACTGCCGACGCTGCGTGGCGGTTCAGTCGACATTCGTGGTTTCCGAGACGGTGGCCCAGCCCCAGGAGTTCGATCCCGAGTGCAGGGAGTGCAAGAAGCACAGAAAG GACGCTTTGAGCTCAAACATGCCCCAAACGGTTCTGGATGTCATCCAGGACTATATCGAACAAGCCAATAAGGGTCTGGCCAACTGGATCTTCAAGCATCGCGGCATTAAGCTGCTTTCCCTGCCAGCCACAGTGCCCATGGACTTTCTGCTGGCCACCATTTCAAA AATATCAGCACTGACACCCAAACTTACCAAGCAGGCCAGAGTAATGGTGGAGGACTTTATTCTGCAGTTGAACAACGCCATGCAGATACGATTGCTAAATAAATTCACG CCCTATGACCAGCCCCACTTCGATGACACAGGACTTCTTCATTCCAGCCGCTTATATGGACCACGTGTGTCTATCCTTGTTGATGAATG TGGAGCCACACCGCTAGAGGACGATGTCGACAACTTTGAGCATGTCCTCAAGATGACCACGCACAACGACGCTCTATATGCCTATTACTATACCGACAGCAACACGAACAAGGTGAAAGTTACCGAGATCTTTGACTTTGACGAAATAACGGAGCACGACAAGCTGGCCACCGATCTGCAGATCTACGAAGGCTCGGTCGAAGATCACCCCAATCCCCACCAGCACAGCCACAATACGGTGGTCAGCGAATGGAATGGCGTCGAATCAG ACTTCTTTATCGATGCGCATACACCAAATGTGGAGGATAGTAAAACAACAGCGCCACAATTCGCCCGCCTGGACCTGGAGACCGAGTCGGATGCTAGTGTGCTCAGTGATCCCGAGGTTGACCAGACTTTTAGCTCCACGGCCTCCACGCACAGCAGCGACATGTATATAGAAATTGAGGGGTAA
- the LOC6605699 gene encoding tudor domain-containing protein 3, whose translation MELGKKLREVGWHLTEEGLKIVTTAVGSEDVRKIVNDALNRDLRDIGGGALPAKREDATLPGKIVLQVQRVRNIAAPKANEESKAAPRLLQLDLSDGQNSIKALELEPVPQLNLNVAPGSKIYFKAEKLQLLQGFLLLKSSEIQLLGGRVDALYEKWDLARTMMRYARSGRPLNGTSAPPPWVAFGRKIDSNAESEMNFKSLGSSGDKDKTPKENEEFNAMRTEAIAVASKAGGKKIFGGGGQNIIDHNVKKILDKGFSEEEALSALSATRNNLERALYNLKRRNEAGGVGPIESVGRPGRGDRPPREGKRGASAKDEVEAAKPAANTTLFDFLTNKLPAKETPAASNAETFAAAPTAPPTTNHFNPFKQYGNSRFSESDSKSSAMGGGGKFADRSRFENNVSSSFAAHRGGHVGSSRGGGRNRGGGRDERPPREERSYREDRPPREEKPPKEERPPRERGAFNDRPAGRYKPDTATVKTANRNGSDNAPVKPNSEIKPDHETTNGKDHTGNRRGSDRGSNRGGSNRAENGNANGNRRNKPAASSISASSVAKSTSSAGDDFNARLSKITEETANLKVSSVPKRENRRKQGGQGQGQANRLAGSGTETPQQQQPAQLLSQKPEKAQTKQKHQNQHHNPRHNSHANYSQLPNGYTYDPSKIMGFQSKEANEFAMSLLKSQGVTLPNQKQQQQQQQLQESPPTSFGPVSAPVSRAQPAPVAVPQTAPREQFGMVPGDAWMWQKGDLCMAKYWDDGRYYEAEITGVSEKTCVVFFMGYGNHEEVLKVDILPITDAQNRPLSNSAQQQQAHLQQQQPHLQQQHPHLQQQQHSRYRGDRQTQQQQVYVPPHKREH comes from the exons ATGGAATTAGGCAAGAAACTACGAGAAGTCGGGTG GCACCTGACAGAGGAGGGCCTTAAAATCGTGACAACAGCCGTCGGCAGCGAGGATGTCCGCAAAATAGTCAATGATGCTCTGAAT CGAGATCTGCGCGATATCGGCGGTGGCGCACTGCCCGCGAAACGCGAAGATGCCACTTTGCCCGGTAAAATTGTGCTGCAGGTTCAGCGTGTGCGAAATATTGCCGCTCCCAAAGCGAATGAGGAATCGAAGGCGGCGCCACGCCTCCTTCAGTTGGATCTGAGTGATGGGCAGAATTCCATAAAGGCCTTGGAGCTGGAGCCCGTTCCCCAACTGAATCTCAATGTGGCTCCCGGAAGCAAGATCTATTTCAAGGCCGAGAAACTGCAGCTTTTGCAGGGATTCCTGCTGCTAAAGTCCAGTGAGATTCAGCTGCTCGGCGGCCGTGTAGATGCACTCTACgagaagtgggatctggccAGGACCATGATGAGATATGCGCGCAGTGGGCGCCCCTTGAATGGGACATCAGCACCACCCCCGTGGGTGGCATTTGGCCGAAAAATCGATAGCAACGCCGAAAGCGAAATGAACTTCAAGAGCCTGGGCTCCTCGGGCGACAAGGACAAGACGCCAAAGGAGAACGAAGAGTTCAATGCCATGCGCACAGAGGCCATTGCCGTGGCCAGCAAGGCCGGCGGCAAGAAGATCTTTGGCGGCGGTGGCCAGAACATTATCGATCACAATGTTAAGAAGATCCTAGACAAGGGCTTCAGCGAGGAGGAGGCCCTTAGTGCCTTATCTGCTACCCGAAACAACTTGGAGCGTGCCCTATACAATCTAAAAAGACGCAATGAAGCTGGCGGAGTGGGTCCGATTGAATCCGTGGGTCGTCCGGGACGCGGAGATCGTCCGCCCAGAGAGGGAAAGCGCGGAGCTAGCGCCAAGGACGAAGTTGAAGCAGCCAAGCCGGCTGCCAACACCACGCTGTTTGATTTCCTAACCAATAAACTGCCCGCCAAGGAAACACCGGCCGCTAGTAATGCAGAAACCTTTGCTGCCGCTCCGACTGCCCCACCCACTACCAATCACTTCAATCCATTCAAGCAATATGGAAACTCGCGCTTCAGCGAGTCCGACAGCAAATCTTCAGCTATGGGCGGAGGCGGCAAGTTTGCAGATCGTTCTAGGTTTGAGAACAACGTATCGAGCAGCTTTGCCGCACATCGTGGTGGACATGTTGGTTCGTCGCGAGGCGGTGGCCGTAACCGAGGTGGCGGCAGGGACGAAAGGCCACCAAGAGAGGAGCGATCCTACAGGGAAGACAGGCCTCCGAGGGAAGAAAAACCGCCGAAAGAGGAGAGACCACCGCGAGAGCGAGGAGCCTTCAATGATCGTCCAGCTGGACGTTACAAACCAGACACGGCAACCGTAAAAACCGCCAACCGCAATGGCTCGGATAACGCACCGGTGAAACCGAATTCCGAGATTAAGCCAGATCATGAAACAACCAATGGGAAGGACCACACTGGCAACCGACGTGGCAGCGATCGAGGCAGCAATCGCGGAGGCTCCAATCGAGCAGAGAACGGCAACGCCAATGGCAACAGACGTAACAAGCCGGCAGCAAGCTCAATTTCGGCGAGTTCAGTGGCGAAATCAACAAGTAGCGCTGGCGATGATTTCAACGCCCGTTTGAGTAAGATAACCGAGGAAACAGCTAATCTCAAGGTGAGCAGTGTGCCCAAGCGAGAGAATCGACGTAAGCAAGGAGGACAGGGGCAGGGACAAGCCAATCGCCTGGCGGGATCGGGCACAGAAacaccgcagcagcagcagccagctCAGTTGCTTTCGCAGAAGCCAGAGAAGGCTCAAACCAAGCAAAAGCATCAGAATCAGCATCACAATCCCAGGCACAATTCGCACGCGAACTACAGTCAATTGCCGAATGGCTACACTTACGATCCCAGCAAGATCATGGGTTTCCAGAGCAAGGAGGCCAACGAGTTTGCCATGAGCCTTCTAAAGAGCCAGGGCGTCACACTGCCCaaccaaaaacaacaacaacagcagcagcagctgcaggaaTCGCCACCCACGTCCTTTGGCCCCGTTTCAGCACCTGTTTCCCGTGCGCAACCTGCTCCAGTAGCTGTGCCACAAACTGCGCCAAGGGAGCAGTTCGGCATGGTGCCAGGCGATGCGTGGATGTGGCAGAAGGGCGACTTGTGCATGGCCAAGTATTGGGACGATGGAAGG TATTATGAGGCTGAGATCACGGGCGTGTCGGAGAAAACTTGCGTGGTCTTCTTTATGGGCTATGGAAACCATGAGGAGGTGCTGAAGGTCGACATCCTGCCCATCACCGATGCCCAGAACAGGCCACTGAGCAACTCagcgcagcaacagcaggcgcatctgcagcagcagcaaccgcatctgcagcagcagcatccgcatctgcagcagcagcaacattcaCGCTACCGCGGAGATCGTcagacgcagcagcagcaagtcTACGTGCCGCCCCACAAACGAGAGCATTGA
- the LOC6605700 gene encoding probable helicase with zinc finger domain produces MAAEKEMQAHDMVRRRSWARAVALYDQLIAPNPGQGSGGQSAGSRAQKDQQIACLLGRCECLLELGKFEGCLADAYKVLTLLSEQTECLASVSRARRWLVHALFKMHKYGDAEIFLSKWINELSGQQIYSDISKTLERYKSIIQMIMNGQHKAQALKIPHARLEDEMAILDTKLDHWATNNLPLDKYSKLLSNKGLKKREQQQQQQQQQQQQQQQNGNGIGSYASSSSSSSTGSSSTMSSSSTSLHKTNDLLAAMKLTAGKHQPGSGDGSGSDQCDQAAPSTTCSYCTITFQTRNELRQHCQTEAHQKVIMSDEGRDWKWRPPPRGYTLDTYSLCETFSEAHICHYGAQCVEAHGQDELNEWKERFDYRRMRMQKACEKELYGKSYTEQVLDRWIQATAPERVMCERVPDMEARCEQQLVTSISSKTSKREWLFQLETKKPLKAVALLQDAHRNHFALKSIKMCKPTESSMELKSDQEWLAGSSSQTDTSTEDSATLIHEITVEFHTEIYGTFRQAICFDVGQEPLLVRHLCVDVLPVNDAEKIEEIKRDIINSSATRWDVANTQLTRFETTIGTHLKTEAYLSDLEHERELLERYPCPRAATFTLTQSTIVEKRLTQNNYRSRIHELLSVEEIARYEQIARYNVRTRLTVASNYILTPAGMATSTAKYSLAGELFALMRLGKDISEDTSPGRLILSNCSSVYISKPEDPDSKADPTKRAVYEALIEDKGKNVIYLKLSAKCVEAMALQADTELEVDIQFQLNRMPYCEWHNAVDKITDFRLIFPATELEPSIPWTPKKQWADSCEPKLNAKQREAVNAITTALSIKLPPILLIGPFGTGKTYTLAQAIKQLLTQPEAKILICTHSNSAADLYIKEYLHPWIEEGLKEATPLRVYYHKRWSATVNGVVQKYCITDGVGNFLRPTVEDIMRHRIVVVTLSISMELATLGLPKGLFTHIFLDEAAQAMECEAIMPLALANDSTRIVLAGDHMQMSPELFSAFAKERKLHISLLERLYDHYPSNFPCKILLCENYRAHEAIIRFTSELFYEQKLVASGKQPRHDRFYPLTFFTTRGEDVQDKNSTAFYNNAEVYEVVERVSELRKRWPSAWGKLNDTSIGIMTPYSDQVFRIRSELRKRRMGGISVERVLNVQGKQFRAVFLSTVRTRRTCMPQGSAPGSASTTSIGDADADYGFLSNSKLLNTAITRAQSLVAVVGDPVALCSIGRCRKVWERFIEICDEHKSLFGLTWSNLRSQLDGVELKRGYVLNPLAPEFVPRALQPEAYLREQAALYLNGPQHGHGGHGPPGPPAHFANAAGMLGPGPAAAAHQMNQMAAAMAANQQQLTAHMYSTHMAMMAAAAAVGGKSGNGPGPGTGGGPGPGPGPPPHYGGGGGGGHMGMRGPPPPAPHLRGMPPGGPPPAQQPGGAGGGGGPPPPYGQYPAMQHWRPPQQGQNQGPGQQPPQNPNASLWGPPPQTNPWSVLPPSKQPQQPQPPPVSAPGRGPGPLPPPLNANPSLPLRGGSVPPPPPNASTAAQLLRNPSELGFLAKKSLYNHGQALPHHQHYGPGPGPPPPPSQQQPQAPPMGMQRGSSVPNGPMSPMENGPPPPPYLRHNGSGYNPGAPPPPPQQQPQPPPNPFMYAGKQPSPSSMRFGPMTHELLPPNVSIYDMAFNPKEEQYKWYLKLLETVGQDGANKFAEMLRQVMATMQQQQQHKPPQPPMVNNPMLNNPHVQRPQYPMMYPQGQQQQQPPQQSVDASPPLENFNQQIDLVFNSIMNGANDVAQPILRDVLGMVAGTGNAPGPPLSNGLNGVDLQQQQQQQQQQQQQSRLFAMMQQQQQQQQQQQAKPPPGPGPLYPNHLGGPGLHQAPPNGGGNLSGVGNTNFMGNAGNALLNDKPYNNVGMHNNVGLNSAGVGGVGMGVAGAGVAGHNSNNNNGMLTNGNNSVPLYRRQALTGNGIGGGNGGYNNMHGMDAGANLIEALFQANNSVVDHSVKSSDHMHGLLYNNFNGMKGGGHELDLFQAMAPSVPHSEAANHHQQSSGSSATTYAAVLSQGPQAVVGGGVGAGPSPGQSQAQAGVAGSGTGGKVAPSVGGNDLLEKDPFAAIRELGQATTGFYNYFQ; encoded by the exons ATGGCCGCCGAGAAGGAGATGCAGGCCCACGACATGGTCCGACGTCGGAGCTGGGCCCGTGCTGTGGCGCTCTACGACCAGCTGATTGCGCCCAATCCCGGCCAGGGAAGCGGTGGCCAGAGTGCGGGATCGAGGGCCCAGAAGGACCAGCAGATCGCCTGCCTACTGGGCCGATGCGAGTGCCTCCTAGAGCTGGGAAAGTTCGAGGGCTGCCTGGCGGACGCCTACAAGGTGCTCACGCTGCTCTCCGAGCAAACAGAGTGCCTGGCCAGCGTGTCCAGAGCACGCCGATGGCTCGTCCACGCCCTTTTCAAGATGCACAAGTACGGG GATGCCGAGATCTTCCTGAGCAAGTGGATCAACGAGCTGAGCGGCCAGCAGATATACTCGGACATATCGAAAACCCTCGAGCGTTACAAGTCCATCATTCAAATGATCATGAACGGGCAGCACAAGGCGCAGGCCCTGAAGATCCCACACGCCCGTCTCGAGGACGAGATGGCTATACTGGACACCAAACTGGATCACTGGGCCACCAACAACCTGCCGCTGGACAAGTACAGCAAGCTGCTCAGCAACAAGGGCTTGAAGAAGcgtgagcagcagcagcaacagcagcagcaacaacagcagcaacagcagcagaatgGCAATGGAATCGGCAGTTAtgcgagcagcagcagtagctcctccactggcagcagcagcaccatgTCCAGCTCCAGCACAAGTCTTCACAAGACCAACGATCTGCTGGCGGCCATGAAGCTGACGGCAGGAAAACACCAGCCGGGCTCCGGCGACGGATCTGGCTCGGATCAGTGCGATCAGGCGGCTCCATCGACCACCTGCAGCTACTGCACCATCACCTTTCAGACGAGGAACGAACTGCGACAGCACTGCCAGACCGAGGCGCATCAGAAGGTGATCATGAGCGATGAGG GTCGCGACTGGAAGTGGCGTCCGCCGCCCCGTGGCTATACACTGGACACCTATTCCCTGTGCGAGACGTTCAGCGAGGCGCACATCTGTCATTATGGAGCCCAATGCGTGGAGGCCCATGGACAGGATGAGTTGAACGAGTGGAAAGAGCGCTTCGATTACCGGCGAATGCGGATGCAGAAGGCCTGTGAGAAGGAGCTCTACGGCAAGTCGTACACGGAGCAAGTGCTGGATCGTTGGATCCAGGCGACAGCACCGGAGCGGGTGATGTGCGAGCGAGTGCCGGACATGGAGGCACGCTGTGAGCAGCAGCTGGTGACCAGCATTAGCTCAAAGACCTCCAAGCGGGAGTGGCTCTTCCAGTTAGAGACGAAGAAGCCGCTAAAAGCGGTAGCCCTCTTGCAGGATGCCCATCGAAATCACTTTGCCCTGAAGTCCATCAAAATGTGCAAGCCAACGGAGTCCAGCATGGAACTCAAATCAGACCAAGAGTGGCTGGCAGGCAGTTCATCGCAAACGGATACTTCCACCGAGGACTCTGCTACTTTGATTCACGAAATCACAGTTGAGTTTCACACGGAGATCTACGGCACCTTTCGGCAAGCCATCTGCTTCGATGTGGGTCAGGAGCCTTTGCTTGTGAGGCATCTGTGCGTGGATGTGTTGCCCGTGAATGATGCGGAGAAAATCGAGGAGATCAAGCGGGACATCATAAACAGTTCTGCTACCCGATGGGATGTCGCCAATACGCAGCTCACACGCTTCGAAACGACCATTGGCACTCATCTAAAAACGGAGGCATATCTCAGCGATTTGGAGCACGAACGGGAGCTATTGGAGAGGTATCCCTGTCCCAGGGCAGCCACTTTCACTCTGACACAATCGACCATTGTGGAGAAGCGGTTGACGCAGAATAACTATCGTTCCCGCATCCATGAGTTGTTGTCAGTGGAGGAGATTGCCCGCTATGAGCAGATAGCGAGGTATAATGTAAGGACTCGCCTCACAGTGGCCTCGAATTACATTCTCACCCCCGCGGGAATGGCAACCAGCACGGCCAAGTATTCCCTGGCAGGTGAACTGTTTGCTCTCATGCGTTTGGGCAAGGACATCTCGGAGGATACGTCTCCTGGCAGATTAATTCTCTCAAACTGCAGCAGTGTGTATATCTCAAAACCTGAGGATCCCGATTCGAAAGCTGACCCAACTAAACGTGCAGTTTACGAGGCGTTGATCGAGGACAAGGGCAAGAATGTGATTTACTTGAAACTATCCGCAAAATGTGTAGAGGCAATGGCTCTGCAGGCGGATACCGAACTGGAGGTGGACATACAATTCCAGCTGAATCGAATGCCATACTGCGAGTGGCACAATGCGGTGGATAAGATCACAGATTTCCGGTTAATCTTTCCGGCTACGGAACTGGAACCAAGCATACCGTGGACACCGAAGAAGCAGTGGGCCGATTCCTGTGAACCGAAGTTGAATGCCAAACAAAGGGAGGCCGTAAATGCCATCACCACGGCTCTGAGCATTAAGTTGCCGCCAATCCTGTTGATAGGACCCTTTGGCACTGGAAAAACCTACACGCTGGCCCAAGCTATCAAACAACTGCTGACGCAGCCGGAGGCCAAAATCCTGATCTGCACACACTCGAATTCAGCCGCTGACTTGTACATCAAGGAATACCTGCATCCGTGGATCGAGGAGGGTTTGAAGGAAGCCACACCGCTGCGAGTTTACTACCATAAGAGATGGTCAGCCACGGTAAACGGTGTGGTGCAAAAATACTGCATCACCGATGGAGTTGGCAACTTCCTAAGGCCCACTGTGGAGGATATAATGCGGCATAGGATTGTAGTTGTTACGCTGAGTATCAGCATGGAGTTGGCCACTTTGGGTCTGCCCAAAGGACTGTTCACTCACATCTTTCTGGACGAAGCTGCTCAGGCAATGGAATGCGAGGCAATTATGCCGCTGGCTTTGGCCAATGATTCTACAAGGATCGTTTTGGCTGGAGATCACATGCAAATGAGTCCGGAACTGTTCTCAGCCTTTGCCAAGGAACGCAAGCTGCACATTTCGCTGTTGGAGCGGCTGTACGATCACTATCCCTCCAACTTCCCCTGCAAGATCCTGCTGTGCGAGAACTACCGTGCCCACGAGGCCATCATCCGTTTCACTTCGGAGCTTTTCTACGAACAAAAGCTGGTGGCCTCCGGAAAACAGCCACGGCACGATCGCTTTTATCCCTTGACCTTCTTCACTACTCGGGGAGAGGATGTTCAGGATAAAAACTCAACTGCTTTCTATAATAATGCTGAAGTTTATGAGGTGGTGGAAAGGGTTTCCGAGCTGCGGAAACGTTGGCCCAGTGCTTGGGGTAAACTGAACGATACCAGCATTGGCATCATGACTCCCTACTCGGATCAGGTGTTTCGCATTCGTTCCGAGCTGAGAAAACGGCGCATGGGTGGAATATCCGTAGAACGAGTGCTCAATGTCCAGGGTAAACAGTTTCGGGCGGTATTCCTCTCCACAGTTCGAACCCGACGCACGTGCATGCCCCAAGGAAGTGCCCCTGGTTCCGCTTCCACAACCAGCATTGGCGATGCCGACGCAGACTATGGATTCTTGAGCAATTCCAAGCTGCTGAACACGGCTATTACTCGAGCCCAATCTTTGGTTGCAGTGGTTGGTGATCCGGTGGCACTTTGCTCAATTGGTCGCTGCCGCAAAGTGTGGGAGCGCTTCATTGAAATCTGCGACGAACATAAAAGTCTTTTTGGTTTAACTTGGTCGAACCTGCGCTCCCAACTGGATGGCGTGGAGCTGAAGCGTGGCTATGTGCTAAATCCTCTGGCTCCCGAGTTTGTCCCGCGTGCCCTCCAACCCGAGGCGTACCTACGGGAGCAGGCTGCTCTCTATCTAAATGGACCGCAACACGGACACGGTGGCCATGGACCGCCGGGTCCTCCGGCTCATTTTGCCAACGCTGCTGGAATGCTGGGTCCCGGACCCGCGGCCGCTGCTCACCAGATGAATCAAATGGCTGCTGCCATGGCTGCCAATCAGCAACAGCTCACAGCCCACATGTACTCCACCCACATGGCCATGATGGCCGCTGCAGCTGCCGTCGGAGGAAAGTCTGGAAATGGCCCTGGACCAGGAACCGGCGGAGGTCCCGGTCCTGGTCCAGGCCCACCTCCACACTACGGCGGCGGGGGTGGTGGCGGACACATGGGAATGAGAGGACCACCGCCACCGGCGCCGCATTTGCGGGGAATGCCACCCGGTGGACCGCCACCCGCACAGCAGCCAGGCGGAGCTGGTGGCGGCGGGGGGCCACCGCCACCATATGGACAATATCCAGCCATGCAGCACTGGCGACCACCGCAGCAGGGACAGAATCAAGGCCCAGGACAGCAGCCACCACAAAATCCGAATGCCAGTCTCTGGGGTCCGCCGCCGCAAACGAATCCGTGGAGTGTGTTGCCGCCCAGTAAGCAGCCACAGCAACCTCAGCCACCGCCAGTTAGCGCGCCCGGACGTGGACCGGGTCCTTTGCCACCGCCACTCAATGCAAACCCGTCTCTTCCACTGAGAGGTGGTAGtgtgccgccaccgccgccgaaTGCCTCGACGGCTGCTCAGCTGCTAAGGAATCCCAGCGAACTGGGCTTCTTGGCCAAGAAGTCGCTGTACAACCATGGCCAGGCACTGCCGCACCATCAGCATTATGGACCCGGACCAGGACCACCGCCGCCTCCATCGCAGCAACAGCCGCAGGCACCGCCGATGGGTATGCAGAGGGGCAGCAGTGTGCCAAACGGACCCATGTCGCCCATGGAGAACGGACCGCCGCCACCTCCCTATCTGAGGCACAATGGTAGTGGCTACAATCCGGGAgcaccgccaccgccgccacagcagcaaccacagccaccacccAATCCGTTTATGTACGCCGGCAAGCAACCGTCTCCGAGCTCTATGAGATTTGGACCAATGACGCACGAGCTACTCCCACCCAATGTAAGCATCTATGACATGGCTTTTAATCCGAAAGAGGAGCAATACAAGTGGTACCTTAAACTTCTTGAAACCGTGGGTCAGGATGGTGCCAACAAGTTTGCGGAAATGCTGCGCCAGGTGATGGCCacaatgcagcagcagcagcaacacaagCCACCGCAGCCACCAATGGTTAACAATCCGATGCTCAACAATCCGCATGTGCAGCGACCGCAGTATCCCATGATGTATCCACAGggtcaacagcagcagcagcctccACAGCAATCTGTAGATGCTTCACCGCCGCTGGAGAACTTCAACCAGCAGATCGATCTTGTCTTCAATTCGATTATGAATGGAGCCAATGATGTAGCGCAACCGATACTGCGCGATGTCCTGGGCATGGTAGCTGGCACGGGCAATGCTCCTGGTCCTCCGCTTAGCAACGGTTTGAACGGAGTCGatctccagcagcagcagcagcaacaacagcagcagcagcagcaaagccGCCTATTCGCAatgatgcagcagcaacaacaacagcagcagcaacaacaggccAAACCACCGCCAGGACCTGGGCCACTCTATCCCAATCATCTGGGCGGACCTGGTCTTCACCAGGCGCCGCCCAATGGCGGAGGTAATCTGAGCGGCGTCGGAAACACCAACTTTATGGGCAATG CCGGAAATGCTCTGCTCAATGACAAGCCCTACAACAACGTGGGCATGCACAACAACGTGGGCTTGAACAGCGCCGGAGTTGGTGGTGTCGGGATGGGAGTCGCTGGCGCAGGAGTTGCCGGTCACAACAGTAATAACAACAATGGAATGCTGACCAATGGCAACAACTCGGTGCCCTTGTATCGCCGCCAGGCGCTCACCGGGAACGGGATTGGAGGCGGAAATGGCGGCTACAACAACATGCATGGAATGGACGCTGGCGCCAACTTGATAGAGGCACTTTTCCAGGCCAACAACTCGGTGGTGGATCACTCGGTGAAGTCATCGGACCATATGCACGGCCTGCTGTACAACAATTTCAATGGTATGAAGGGCGGCGGCCACGAACTGGACCTGTTCCAGGCGATGGCGCCCAGTGTGCCGCACTCGGAGGCGGCTAATCATCACCAGCAGTCCTCTGGCTCATCGGCAACCACTTATGCGGCTGTGCTGAGCCAGGGACCACAGGCGGTGGTTGGCGGAGGCGTTGGAGCAGGACCATCGCCGGGACAGTCGCAGGCGCAGGCGGGCGTGGCTGGTTCGGGAACGGGCGGAAAAGTCGCGCCGTCGGTTGGTGGCAACGATCTTCTGGAGAAGGATCCGTTTGCGGCCATCCGTGAGTTGGGACAGGCCACGACCGGATTCTACAACTACTTTCAGTGA
- the LOC6605701 gene encoding H/ACA ribonucleoprotein complex subunit 2-like protein, producing the protein MGKVKVERSEDADESVVASGDVTIKEEESYDDKLIFVNAIAKPMAGKKLAKKCYKLVKKAMKHKTFLRNGLKDVQTRLRKGETGICIFAGDVTPVDIMCHLPAVCEEKGIPYTYTPSRADLGAAMGVKRGTVALLVRQNEEYKDLYDEVKEELSALNIPV; encoded by the exons ATGGGCAAAGTGAAAGTAGAGCGCTCCGAGGATGCCGATGAGTCCGTGGTGGCCAGCGGCGATGTTACCATCAAGGAGGAGGAGTCCTACGACGACAAGCTGATCTTTGTGAACGCCATCGCGAAACCGATGGCAGGTAAAAAACTGGCCAAAAAGTGCTACAAGCTGGTGAAGAAGGCCATGAAGCACAAGACATTCCTGCGGAATGGACTGAAGGATGTACAGACTCGCCTGCGCAAGGGCGAAACTGG CATTTGCATCTTTGCTGGCGATGTTACACCTGTGGACATCATGTGCCACTTACCCGCCGTCTGCGAGGAGAAGGGCATCCCCTATACCTACACGCCCAGTCGAGCGGATCTGGGTGCTGCCATGGGCGTGAAGCGCGGTACAGTCGCCCTGCTGGTCCGTCAGAACGAGGAGTACAAGGATCTGTACGACGAGGTAAAGGAGGAGCTGTCGGCACTGAACATACCCGTCTAG